Below is a genomic region from Vicinamibacterales bacterium.
CGGCACGCCTCCTCCAGGGTAAGCACCGTCCGCAGTACACAACTTTCATTGATACTGGTGACCATGTCATTGTCGTCAACGCTGCACAGGTCAAATTGAGTGGTCGCAAAGAAGACCAAAAACTTTATCGACGGCACAGCGGTTATCAAGGCGGTCTTCGAGAAGAAAGTGCAAGACTTGTTCGTCAGCGGAAACCAATCCGTCTGGTTGAACAGGCAGTGCGGGGCATGCTTCCCAAGACAAAGCTAGGGAACACGATGTACCGTAAGCTAAATGTATACGCTGGCCCGGACCACCCACACTCCGCCCAGAAACCTACCGCCCTTGAGGTTGCGTAACCTTGGCAGATAGTCAATTCTACGGCACCGGACGTCGGAAGACGTCCACTGCTCGCGTCTTTCTCCGCCCTGGTACCGGTAACATTCAGGTCAACCGGCGTTCGCTGAATGTGAGCTTTCCGACCGAAGTGCTTCGGATGCAAATTCTGCAACCGCAGCAACTGACTGAAACTCTTGGCCAGTATGATGTTCTGGCCACGGCGACTGGTGGCGGCGTTTCTGGGCAAGCCGGCGCCTTACGGTTAGGAATCGCACGCGCTTTGGTTAAAGCGAACCCAAGCCTCCGCGCCGATCTCAAGCAAGCTGGCTTTCTGACTCGCGATCCCCGAATCAAGGAACGCAAAAAGTATGGTCTAGCCGGTGCACGCAAGCGATTCCAATTTAGCAAGCGATAAAAGTATTGTGATTACAAGACAGGACCTGAATTCGGCGGAAACCCGCGTAGGAGAAGACGCTTGAGTGCAGTCGAATTAAAGGAACTCCTCGAGTCTGGTGTCCATTTTGGCCATCAGACGAGGCGCTGGAACCCAAAGATGAAGGAGTACATCTTTGGGGAACGGAACGGCATTTACATCATCGACCTCAGCAAGACAGCCAAGCTCTTTTATGAGGCAACGCAGTTCGTTTCTTCGCTAGCCGCAGAAGGCCGCACAATCCTTTTCGTTGGCACTAAACGTCAAGCTCAGGATGTTGTTATCGAAGAAGCACGGCGCTGCGGAATGTTCTTCGTTAATCAGAGATGGCTGGGTGGCCTACTAACTAACTTCACGACGATTCAACGAAGCATCGGACGGCTTCGCGATCTGGAAGCAATGGGCACCGATGGACGCTAC
It encodes:
- the rplM gene encoding 50S ribosomal protein L13 yields the protein MKTFVASSKNLERKWHLIDAEGQILGRIATVAARLLQGKHRPQYTTFIDTGDHVIVVNAAQVKLSGRKEDQKLYRRHSGYQGGLREESARLVRQRKPIRLVEQAVRGMLPKTKLGNTMYRKLNVYAGPDHPHSAQKPTALEVA
- the rpsI gene encoding 30S ribosomal protein S9 translates to MADSQFYGTGRRKTSTARVFLRPGTGNIQVNRRSLNVSFPTEVLRMQILQPQQLTETLGQYDVLATATGGGVSGQAGALRLGIARALVKANPSLRADLKQAGFLTRDPRIKERKKYGLAGARKRFQFSKR